One part of the uncultured Bacteroides sp. genome encodes these proteins:
- the leuS gene encoding leucine--tRNA ligase — protein MEYNFREIEKKWQERWVENKTYQVTEDESKKKFYVLNMFPYPSGAGLHVGHPLGYIASDIYARYKRLQGFNVLNPMGYDAYGLPAEQYAIQTGQHPAITTVNNINRYREQLDKIGFSFDWSREVRTCEPDYYKWTQWAFQQMFKHYYDNDAKKATPIADLIKRFETKGTEGLNAACGEELSFTAEEWKAKSDKEQQTILLNYRIAYLGDTMVNWCPALGTVLANDEVVDGVSERGGHPVIQKIMRQWCLRVSAYAQRLLDGLETLNWTDSLKETQKNWIGRSEGAEMKFSVKNSDLEFTIFTTRADTIFGVTFMVLAPESELVAQLTTAEQKAEVQAYLDATKKRTERERIADRRVTGVFSGSYAINPLTREAIPVWISDYVLAGYGTGAIMAVPAHDSRDYAFAKHFGLEIRPLIEGCDVSEESFDAKEGIMMNSPLAEHATEGGLVLNGLTIKEAIAKTKVYIKENNLGKVKVNYRLRDAIFSRQRYWGEPFPVYYKDGMPYMLDESKLPLELPEVDKFLPTETGEPPLGRAKNWKTEEGYQLELNTMPGFAGSSAYYLRYMDPHNTEALVSTKANAYWQNVDLYVGGTEHATGHLIYSRFWNKFLHDVGVSIKEEPFQKLINQGMIQGRSNFVYRIKDTNTFVSLNLKDQYDVTPLHVDVNIVSNDILDLEAFKNWHPEYKTAEFILEDGKYICGWAVEKMSKSMFNVVNPDMIVEKYGADTLRMYEMFLGPVEQSKPWDTNGIDGVHRFIRKFWALFYNKAGEYIVKDEPATKEELKSLHKLIKKVSGDIEQFSYNTSVSAFMICVNELSSLKCNKKEILSNLVVLLAPFAPHISEELWETLGNATSVCDAQWPEYNEDYLKEDVVNYTISFNGKARFNMEFAADADNNTIQETVLASEGAIKWIEGKPIKKVIIVPKKIVNIVV, from the coding sequence ATGGAGTATAATTTCAGGGAGATAGAGAAAAAATGGCAGGAAAGATGGGTTGAAAATAAAACCTATCAGGTAACGGAAGACGAATCCAAGAAAAAATTTTATGTATTAAACATGTTTCCATACCCATCGGGTGCAGGACTTCACGTAGGTCACCCTCTGGGATATATCGCTTCTGATATTTATGCCCGTTACAAACGTCTGCAAGGCTTTAACGTACTTAACCCAATGGGGTATGACGCTTATGGTTTGCCTGCAGAACAATATGCTATCCAAACTGGTCAGCACCCTGCAATAACTACTGTAAACAACATTAATCGCTACCGCGAACAATTAGATAAAATAGGATTTTCATTCGACTGGAGTAGGGAAGTACGCACCTGCGAACCCGATTATTACAAGTGGACTCAGTGGGCTTTCCAGCAAATGTTCAAGCATTATTATGATAATGATGCTAAGAAAGCTACTCCAATTGCCGATCTTATCAAAAGATTCGAAACTAAAGGAACCGAAGGACTGAACGCTGCATGCGGAGAAGAACTTTCATTTACGGCTGAAGAATGGAAAGCTAAAAGTGATAAAGAACAGCAAACAATCTTATTAAACTACCGCATTGCTTACCTTGGCGATACAATGGTTAACTGGTGCCCTGCTCTTGGAACCGTTTTGGCCAACGATGAAGTAGTTGATGGTGTTTCTGAACGTGGCGGTCACCCGGTAATACAGAAAATAATGCGCCAATGGTGCTTGCGTGTATCTGCGTATGCACAACGTTTACTCGACGGACTGGAAACTTTAAACTGGACAGATTCACTAAAAGAAACTCAAAAGAACTGGATTGGTAGGAGTGAGGGTGCTGAAATGAAATTCAGCGTGAAGAATTCCGATTTGGAATTTACCATCTTTACCACTCGTGCAGATACTATCTTCGGTGTTACTTTCATGGTATTGGCTCCTGAAAGCGAACTGGTTGCTCAGTTGACTACTGCCGAACAAAAAGCAGAAGTACAGGCTTACCTTGACGCTACAAAGAAAAGAACCGAACGCGAACGTATTGCCGACCGCAGAGTAACAGGTGTATTCTCCGGTTCATACGCTATTAATCCGTTAACCAGAGAAGCAATTCCTGTTTGGATAAGCGATTATGTATTGGCAGGATACGGAACAGGTGCCATCATGGCTGTGCCTGCTCACGATAGCCGTGACTATGCATTTGCTAAACACTTCGGATTGGAAATTCGTCCGTTAATTGAAGGTTGTGATGTTTCGGAAGAAAGTTTCGATGCTAAAGAAGGAATCATGATGAATTCTCCTCTTGCGGAACATGCTACTGAAGGAGGATTGGTATTGAATGGACTTACCATCAAAGAAGCAATTGCAAAGACTAAAGTCTACATCAAGGAAAATAATCTTGGAAAAGTAAAAGTAAACTATCGTCTTCGCGACGCAATTTTCTCTCGTCAGCGTTATTGGGGTGAACCATTCCCGGTATATTACAAAGACGGAATGCCTTATATGCTTGACGAAAGCAAACTTCCGCTTGAACTTCCTGAAGTAGATAAATTCCTTCCAACTGAAACAGGAGAACCACCGCTTGGCCGTGCTAAAAACTGGAAAACAGAAGAAGGATATCAGCTTGAATTAAACACTATGCCTGGTTTTGCAGGTTCAAGTGCATACTATTTGCGCTATATGGATCCGCATAACACTGAGGCTTTAGTTTCTACAAAAGCAAATGCTTACTGGCAGAATGTAGACCTTTACGTAGGTGGAACAGAACATGCAACAGGTCACTTAATATATTCTCGCTTCTGGAACAAATTCCTTCACGATGTAGGTGTATCAATCAAGGAAGAGCCATTCCAGAAACTAATCAATCAGGGAATGATTCAGGGTAGAAGTAACTTTGTTTACAGAATAAAAGATACCAATACTTTCGTTTCACTGAACCTGAAAGACCAATATGATGTAACTCCTCTGCACGTGGATGTAAACATCGTATCTAATGATATTCTTGATCTTGAAGCTTTCAAGAACTGGCATCCTGAATATAAAACAGCAGAATTTATTCTTGAAGACGGAAAATATATCTGTGGATGGGCTGTTGAAAAGATGAGTAAATCTATGTTCAACGTGGTTAATCCGGATATGATTGTTGAAAAGTACGGTGCCGATACATTGAGAATGTACGAAATGTTCCTCGGTCCTGTAGAACAATCTAAGCCATGGGATACTAATGGTATTGATGGTGTTCACCGTTTTATCCGTAAATTCTGGGCTTTATTCTATAATAAAGCAGGAGAATATATTGTTAAAGATGAACCTGCAACAAAAGAGGAATTAAAATCTCTTCATAAGTTGATTAAGAAAGTATCCGGCGATATAGAACAGTTCTCTTATAACACTTCTGTAAGTGCGTTCATGATTTGTGTAAACGAACTTTCATCTTTGAAATGTAACAAGAAAGAGATATTAAGCAATTTAGTTGTTCTTCTGGCTCCATTCGCACCACACATAAGCGAAGAACTTTGGGAAACTTTAGGAAACGCAACTTCTGTATGCGATGCTCAATGGCCTGAATATAATGAAGATTACCTCAAAGAAGATGTAGTAAACTATACTATTTCTTTCAACGGTAAAGCCCGTTTCAATATGGAATTTGCTGCAGATGCAGATAATAACACTATTCAGGAAACAGTTTTAGCATCAGAAGGTGCTATTAAATGGATTGAAGGTAAACCAATCAAGAAAGTTATTATTGTTCCTAAGAAAATTGTTAATATTGTAGTTTAA
- a CDS encoding DUF4810 domain-containing protein, which produces MKIKLICVACFALFLSSCTTQQSALYSWKNYEKTSYNYYKKQTPESTEALLNTYAILIAKQDQGTRKVVPPGTYAEYGFLLAQTGKKEEGISMMKKEIEVYPESKVFIERIIKMLEK; this is translated from the coding sequence ATGAAAATAAAACTGATTTGTGTGGCTTGCTTTGCCCTGTTTTTAAGTTCTTGTACAACTCAGCAAAGCGCGCTTTACTCGTGGAAAAACTACGAAAAAACATCTTATAACTACTACAAAAAACAAACACCGGAAAGCACAGAAGCTTTATTAAATACCTATGCAATATTAATTGCAAAACAAGATCAGGGAACCCGTAAGGTAGTGCCTCCGGGAACTTATGCCGAATATGGTTTTCTCCTTGCTCAAACAGGGAAAAAAGAAGAAGGTATTTCCATGATGAAAAAGGAAATCGAGGTATATCCTGAATCTAAAGTATTTATTGAAAGAATCATTAAAATGTTGGAAAAATGA
- a CDS encoding YitT family protein: MAKINKTDILIELKDYLLISMGIMCYAMGWAAFLLPYQITTGGVTGISAIIYYATGVQIEITYFIINAFLLTIALKILGPKFSLKTMYGIFSLTFFLWLFQHVIGKMQILGPGQDFMACVIGASLCGLGLGMVFVNNGSTGGTDIIAAIVHKYRDVTFGRMILYCDIVIITSCYFVFYDWKRVVFGFTTLIIISYVLDLIVNSARQSVQFFIFSKHYEEIAERIIQDTHRGVTILDGTGWYSKSPVKVVVVLAKKSQSIEIFRLVKDIDPNAFVSQSSVIGVYGEGFDPLKGK; encoded by the coding sequence ATGGCAAAAATTAATAAAACTGATATCCTGATTGAATTAAAAGACTATCTTTTAATTTCTATGGGAATTATGTGTTATGCAATGGGTTGGGCAGCATTTTTGCTACCTTATCAAATTACAACTGGTGGAGTAACCGGTATTTCTGCAATTATTTATTATGCAACAGGTGTTCAAATTGAAATTACATATTTCATAATCAACGCCTTTCTATTAACAATTGCACTGAAAATTCTAGGCCCGAAGTTTAGTCTCAAAACAATGTATGGAATCTTTTCGCTGACTTTCTTTTTGTGGTTATTCCAGCATGTAATAGGAAAAATGCAAATTCTGGGTCCCGGACAAGACTTCATGGCGTGTGTTATTGGTGCTTCGTTGTGTGGATTAGGATTAGGAATGGTATTTGTTAATAATGGTAGTACCGGAGGAACAGATATTATTGCAGCAATAGTCCATAAGTACAGAGATGTAACTTTTGGAAGAATGATTCTGTATTGCGATATAGTAATCATAACTTCGTGCTACTTTGTTTTTTATGACTGGAAGAGGGTTGTATTTGGTTTTACTACATTGATAATAATCAGCTATGTGCTGGATTTGATTGTAAACAGTGCCCGTCAATCTGTTCAATTCTTTATCTTCTCCAAACATTATGAAGAGATTGCTGAAAGAATTATCCAGGATACGCACAGAGGGGTAACCATTCTTGATGGTACCGGATGGTACAGCAAAAGTCCGGTTAAAGTTGTTGTTGTATTGGCTAAAAAAAGTCAGTCTATCGAAATATTCCGATTAGTAAAAGACATAGATCCAAATGCTTTCGTATCGCAAAGCTCGGTTATTGGAGTATATGGAGAAGGATTTGATCCTCTAAAAGGAAAATAA
- a CDS encoding CsgG/HfaB family protein, whose translation MRKIIYLVLLLICSQTEIYAQNRVTVVEPESSVKQIGKSLKRKVAISRFSNETQYAKGLFYDKDNDPMGKQALDILSAKLAASDKFILLERNDLNQLLNESSKSGNSYQNVGADYLIIGSITEFGRKNVGDVKVFSTSKTQIVEAAVSVRLVDVSTGLIIYSEEAKGTAEQKTKQTLGVGGRADYDATLSDKAISMAISKLVENIINNCMDRPWKSYFLAYDNDAILISGGKSQGLAVGDKFIVKEKGKTVKNPQTGLNVELPGKKVGEISIAMVGGDTPQSEYSIVNFTEGGIDKTNLANYYIEEIK comes from the coding sequence ATGAGAAAAATCATCTATTTGGTTCTGTTACTTATTTGCTCGCAGACAGAAATTTACGCGCAAAATAGAGTAACTGTAGTTGAACCCGAATCATCTGTAAAACAAATTGGTAAGTCACTCAAAAGGAAAGTAGCTATTTCTCGTTTCTCTAATGAAACACAGTATGCCAAAGGACTCTTTTACGACAAAGACAATGATCCAATGGGTAAACAAGCGTTAGACATTTTATCAGCCAAGCTGGCTGCTTCAGACAAATTCATTTTACTTGAACGCAATGATCTTAACCAACTACTAAATGAATCATCAAAATCCGGAAACTCTTATCAGAATGTTGGAGCAGATTATCTTATTATTGGCTCCATTACTGAGTTTGGCCGCAAAAATGTGGGTGATGTAAAAGTGTTTTCAACATCAAAAACTCAAATTGTGGAAGCTGCAGTAAGCGTACGTCTGGTAGATGTTTCTACAGGATTGATTATCTATTCTGAAGAAGCTAAAGGAACTGCCGAACAAAAAACCAAACAAACACTGGGAGTGGGCGGTAGAGCCGATTATGACGCTACTTTAAGTGATAAAGCTATTTCAATGGCAATCTCTAAACTGGTTGAAAATATCATTAATAACTGCATGGACAGACCATGGAAGTCTTATTTCCTTGCTTACGATAACGATGCAATTCTTATCTCGGGCGGAAAAAGCCAGGGATTAGCTGTTGGAGACAAGTTTATAGTAAAGGAAAAAGGAAAAACAGTTAAGAATCCACAGACAGGATTGAACGTAGAGCTTCCGGGAAAGAAGGTAGGTGAAATTTCTATTGCCATGGTTGGTGGAGATACTCCCCAATCAGAATACTCTATAGTAAACTTTACCGAAGGGGGAATTGATAAAACAAATCTAGCAAACTATTACATTGAGGAGATTAAATAA
- a CDS encoding GNA1162 family protein, translating into MRKIIYLSLVVLLLTSCGETKNFTRGENYPKMYEAKPTSILIMPPINKTVNVEAKEYFYTSLAIPLCEKGYYVISPFLSMETLKSESAYDSEMFINSDLKKFNEVFGADAALFTTINRWSKSTLGNTITVEIEYLLKSTTSNDILFNRKGILTVDLSINSGSGGLLGALVDMAASAIATASTDKVVAARSCNTFSLFDLPDGKYRSTFDTDQATPAGGLEFKATVKK; encoded by the coding sequence ATGAGAAAAATAATATATCTAAGCCTGGTTGTTCTGCTACTTACCTCGTGCGGAGAAACAAAAAACTTCACCCGCGGAGAGAATTATCCTAAAATGTATGAAGCAAAACCTACAAGTATTCTTATCATGCCTCCAATAAACAAGACTGTTAATGTGGAAGCCAAAGAGTACTTTTACACATCATTGGCTATTCCTTTGTGTGAAAAAGGGTATTATGTAATCTCTCCTTTCCTTTCAATGGAAACATTAAAAAGTGAAAGTGCCTATGATTCTGAAATGTTTATAAATAGCGATCTAAAAAAGTTTAATGAAGTTTTCGGAGCAGATGCGGCTCTCTTTACTACAATTAACCGATGGTCGAAATCTACTCTCGGAAACACAATTACAGTAGAAATTGAATATCTGCTTAAATCGACAACAAGCAATGATATTCTCTTTAACAGAAAAGGAATATTAACGGTAGATTTAAGTATTAATTCCGGTAGCGGTGGTCTTTTGGGTGCTTTGGTAGATATGGCTGCATCGGCTATTGCAACAGCATCAACCGATAAAGTTGTAGCGGCAAGGAGTTGCAATACGTTCTCTCTATTCGACTTACCTGATGGTAAGTATAGAAGTACGTTCGATACAGATCAGGCTACTCCAGCAGGAGGTTTAGAATTTAAAGCTACTGTGAAGAAATAA
- a CDS encoding non-canonical purine NTP diphosphatase gives MKNKLVFATNNKHKLEEVSYILKDQMEILSLKDINCDVDIPETATTLEGNALLKAQYIHENYGLNCFADDTGLEIEALNNEPGVYSARYAGDDKSSEANMLKVLKKLEGIENRKAQFRTAVSLIINDKEYLFEGIIKGNIIKEKRGNSGFGYDPIFVPEGYDKTFAELGNEIKNKISHRALAINKLCNFLKEYDYEKNNF, from the coding sequence ATGAAAAATAAGCTTGTATTTGCCACAAATAATAAACATAAACTGGAAGAAGTTTCGTACATACTGAAAGATCAGATGGAAATACTTAGTCTGAAAGATATAAATTGCGACGTAGATATTCCCGAAACTGCAACTACTTTAGAAGGTAATGCATTACTTAAGGCACAATATATTCACGAAAACTACGGTTTAAACTGTTTTGCAGACGATACCGGTTTAGAAATTGAGGCACTTAATAATGAACCTGGAGTTTATTCAGCACGTTATGCAGGAGATGATAAAAGTTCTGAAGCCAATATGCTTAAAGTACTTAAAAAGCTGGAAGGAATAGAAAACAGAAAAGCTCAATTTCGCACAGCCGTATCTTTAATCATTAATGATAAGGAATATCTGTTCGAAGGAATCATAAAAGGAAATATAATTAAAGAAAAACGTGGAAATTCAGGCTTTGGTTATGATCCGATTTTTGTTCCGGAAGGATATGATAAGACTTTTGCTGAATTAGGAAACGAAATAAAAAATAAAATTAGTCATCGTGCGTTAGCTATAAATAAGCTATGCAATTTCTTAAAAGAGTATGACTATGAAAAAAATAATTTTTAG
- the mutS gene encoding DNA mismatch repair protein MutS gives MANDIVLTPMMKQFLDLKAKHPDAVMLFRCGDFYETYSDDAVIAAEILGITLTKRANGQGKTVEMAGFPHHALDTYLPKLIRAGKRVAICDQLEDPKTTKKLVKRGITELVTPGVSINDNILNYKENNFLAAVHFGKNECGIAFLDISTGEFLTAEGPFDYIDKLLNNFAPKEVLYERSKKGMFEGNFGNKFFTFELEDWVFTESSARERLLKHFETSSLKGFGVEHLKFGIIASGAILQYLDITQHTQIGHITSLSRIEEDRFVRLDKYTVRSLEIISSMNDGGKSLLDVIDKTISPMGARMLKRWMVFPLKDEKPINDRLNVVEYFFREPEFKELIEEQLHLIGDLERIISKVAVGRVSPREVVQLKVALQAIEPIKEACLKADNPSLNRIGDQLNLCLSIRDKIDKEVNNDPPLLINKGGVIKNGVDSDLDELRKIAYSGKDYLLQIQQRESEITGIPSLKIAYNNVFGYFIEVRNTHKDKVPQEWIRKQTLVNAERYITQELKEYEEKILGAEDKILILETKIYNELVLALTEYIPAIQINANQIARIDCLLSFANGAAQNKYIRPVISDDDVLEIKQGRHPVIEKQLPLGEQYIANDVTIDTEHQQIIIITGPNMAGKSALLRQTALITLMAQIGSFVPAESAHIGIVDKIFTRVGASDNISVGESTFMVEMNEAADILNNVSPRSLVLFDELGRGTSTYDGISIAWAIVEYIHEHPKARARTLFATHYHELNEMEKSFKRIKNYNVSVKEVDNKVIFLRKLERGGSEHSFGIHVAKMAGMPKSIVNRSNDILHKLESDHRKKGISNKHLSEVGENREGMQLSFFQLDDPILCQIRDEILNLDVNNLTPLEALNKLNDIKKILKGK, from the coding sequence GTGGCAAATGATATAGTTCTTACCCCAATGATGAAGCAGTTTCTTGACCTTAAAGCAAAGCATCCCGATGCTGTGATGCTTTTTCGTTGCGGAGACTTTTATGAAACTTATTCAGATGATGCAGTAATTGCTGCTGAGATATTGGGAATTACCTTGACTAAAAGAGCTAACGGACAAGGCAAAACTGTAGAGATGGCGGGCTTTCCCCATCATGCACTTGATACTTACTTACCCAAATTAATCAGGGCGGGCAAAAGAGTTGCTATTTGTGACCAGTTAGAAGACCCTAAAACTACTAAGAAACTTGTAAAACGCGGTATTACAGAACTAGTTACTCCCGGTGTTTCCATCAATGATAACATTCTGAATTACAAGGAAAATAACTTTCTGGCAGCTGTTCATTTCGGAAAGAATGAGTGTGGTATAGCTTTTCTGGATATATCGACAGGGGAGTTCCTTACTGCCGAAGGGCCATTCGATTATATAGATAAACTACTTAATAATTTTGCTCCTAAGGAAGTGCTTTACGAACGGAGCAAGAAGGGGATGTTTGAAGGCAATTTCGGAAATAAGTTCTTTACTTTCGAACTCGAAGACTGGGTCTTTACTGAATCAAGTGCCCGCGAGCGACTTTTAAAACACTTTGAAACCAGTAGCTTGAAAGGCTTTGGAGTGGAACATTTAAAATTCGGTATCATTGCTTCCGGAGCAATCCTTCAGTATCTTGATATCACACAACATACACAAATAGGGCATATAACTTCACTTTCAAGAATTGAAGAAGATCGCTTTGTCCGGTTAGATAAATATACGGTTCGTAGTCTTGAGATTATCTCAAGCATGAACGATGGCGGAAAAAGTCTGCTGGATGTTATCGATAAAACAATAAGTCCGATGGGAGCCCGCATGCTAAAGCGTTGGATGGTATTTCCGTTAAAGGATGAAAAGCCGATCAACGACCGACTTAACGTTGTAGAATATTTCTTTCGCGAGCCGGAATTCAAAGAACTTATTGAAGAACAGTTACACTTAATAGGAGACTTGGAACGAATTATCTCCAAAGTTGCCGTTGGGCGCGTTTCTCCCCGTGAGGTTGTTCAGCTGAAAGTGGCATTACAAGCTATCGAACCAATAAAAGAAGCTTGTCTGAAAGCAGATAATCCGAGTCTGAATAGGATAGGAGACCAGCTTAATCTTTGTCTTTCTATCAGAGATAAAATAGATAAAGAGGTCAATAACGATCCTCCGCTGTTGATAAATAAAGGCGGTGTTATTAAGAATGGCGTAGATTCCGATTTGGATGAATTGCGTAAGATTGCTTATTCAGGAAAAGACTACTTATTGCAGATTCAGCAACGCGAAAGCGAAATTACGGGTATTCCTAGTCTGAAGATCGCTTATAATAACGTTTTTGGTTATTTTATTGAAGTGAGGAATACTCACAAGGATAAAGTGCCACAGGAATGGATTCGTAAGCAAACACTGGTCAATGCCGAGCGTTACATTACCCAGGAGCTTAAAGAATATGAAGAGAAAATTCTGGGAGCCGAAGATAAGATTCTTATTCTTGAAACAAAAATATATAATGAACTGGTACTTGCTCTGACAGAATATATTCCGGCTATACAGATTAACGCCAATCAGATAGCACGTATAGACTGCCTTCTTTCATTTGCCAACGGTGCTGCCCAGAATAAATACATTCGTCCTGTAATTTCAGATGATGATGTACTGGAAATAAAGCAGGGAAGGCATCCGGTTATCGAGAAACAACTTCCGCTTGGTGAGCAATACATAGCCAATGATGTGACAATAGATACGGAGCATCAGCAGATTATTATTATTACCGGTCCGAATATGGCCGGTAAGTCGGCATTGCTACGCCAGACAGCCTTGATTACTTTAATGGCTCAGATTGGTAGTTTTGTACCTGCCGAGAGTGCACATATCGGTATTGTAGATAAGATTTTTACCCGTGTGGGAGCAAGCGATAACATTTCGGTAGGAGAGTCTACTTTCATGGTCGAAATGAATGAGGCTGCCGATATATTGAATAATGTTTCTCCCCGAAGTCTTGTATTATTCGACGAGCTTGGACGTGGAACCTCTACCTACGACGGTATTTCTATTGCCTGGGCAATTGTGGAATATATACACGAACACCCCAAAGCAAGGGCAAGAACATTGTTTGCTACCCATTATCATGAGTTGAATGAAATGGAAAAGTCCTTCAAGCGAATTAAGAATTATAATGTTTCTGTGAAGGAAGTCGACAATAAAGTAATCTTTCTTCGTAAGCTCGAACGGGGTGGGAGTGAACACTCTTTTGGTATTCATGTAGCAAAGATGGCGGGTATGCCAAAAAGCATCGTTAATCGTTCCAATGACATTCTGCATAAGCTTGAATCCGACCACCGTAAAAAAGGAATTTCAAACAAACATTTGTCGGAAGTAGGGGAGAACCGGGAAGGAATGCAGCTCAGTTTCTTCCAATTGGACGATCCTATCCTTTGCCAGATAAGGGATGAAATTCTTAATCTTGACGTGAACAATCTTACACCATTGGAGGCTCTTAATAAGCTCAATGATATAAAGAAGATTTTGAAGGGGAAATAG